A single genomic interval of Sceloporus undulatus isolate JIND9_A2432 ecotype Alabama chromosome 2, SceUnd_v1.1, whole genome shotgun sequence harbors:
- the NEUROG1 gene encoding neurogenin-1, translated as METSSSDLDNSSEVSFCLTDDEVSSLQIPSLASSKGLSSPEHSPVKGQEEKDRKRRRGRTKVKNEAVLHTIKKTRRVKANDRERNRMHNLNAALDELRSVLPTFPDDTKLTKIETLRFAHNYIWALSETLRLADQCLQKPPKEMVLPSYLSSADHPPSPGSDAGSWISTASPATSSALSACTSSPSSPASSEDYCYGHTDHLFSFHSLPKDLLQSTSCFMQYH; from the coding sequence ATGGAGACCAGCTCTTCAGATCTCGACAACAGCAGTGAAGTGTCCTTTTGCCTCACGGATGATGAAGTCAGCAGCCTCCAGATCCCTTCCTTGGCCTCCTCCAAGGGTCTCTCTTCCCCAGAGCACAGCCCTGTCAAGGGGCAGGAAGAGAAAGACCGGAAGAGGCGAAGGGGCCGCACCAAGGTCAAGAATGAAGCTGTCCTTCACACCATCAAGAAGACCCGGCGGGTGAAGGCCAACGACAGGGAGAGGAACCGCATGCACAACCTCAACGCAGCCCTGGATGAGCTCAGGAGTGTCCTGCCCACCTTTCCTGACGACACCAAGCTGACCAAGATTGAGACCTTGCGCTTTGCTCACAATTACATCTGGGCCCTGTCGGAGACGCTGAGGCTGGCTGACCAGTGCCTCCAGAAGCCTCCCAAGGAGATGGTTCTGCCCAGCTACCTGAGCTCTGCAGATCATCCGCCCAGCCCCGGTAGTGATGCCGGCTCCTGGATCTCCACAGCATCTCCGGCCACCTCTTCTGCCCTGTCTGCCTGCACCTCCAGCCCTAGCAGCCCGGCATCCTCTGAAGATTATTGTTATGGACACACAGATCACCTCTTCTCCTTCCACAGCCTCCCAAAAGACTTGTTGCAGAGCACTTCTTGCTTTATGCAGTACCATTAG